A region from the Oceanidesulfovibrio marinus genome encodes:
- a CDS encoding CatA-like O-acetyltransferase, whose amino-acid sequence MKIIDLESWERAPHYRLFKGLAHPHYAVTVPVEAGVLVDSARERSISAFSCLLYALSTAANQVSAFRMRFRGEDVVEYEIVHPSYAAKLPGASQGVFGYATFEYTDSLVEFDRRRKAAPINIPGQDNPNNERDDLIYCSSLPWLAFTGLTHAYGGPRDTVPRFTLGKFQQRHGGLEAQLCVQVHHALVDGYHIGQLVETVENICATPADDLV is encoded by the coding sequence ATGAAGATCATCGATTTAGAAAGCTGGGAGCGCGCGCCGCACTACCGGCTGTTCAAGGGCCTTGCCCATCCGCACTACGCCGTCACCGTGCCGGTGGAGGCCGGCGTCCTGGTGGACTCGGCAAGGGAGCGCTCCATCAGCGCGTTCAGCTGCCTGCTCTACGCCCTGTCCACGGCGGCGAACCAGGTGTCGGCATTCCGCATGCGCTTCCGCGGCGAGGACGTGGTGGAGTACGAGATCGTGCACCCCTCGTATGCTGCGAAGCTCCCTGGCGCGAGCCAGGGTGTGTTCGGCTACGCGACCTTCGAGTACACGGACAGCCTTGTCGAGTTCGACCGCCGGCGCAAGGCGGCCCCGATCAACATACCGGGCCAGGATAACCCGAACAACGAGCGCGACGACCTGATCTACTGCTCCAGCCTGCCCTGGCTGGCCTTTACCGGCCTGACACACGCCTACGGCGGCCCCAGAGATACCGTGCCCCGCTTCACCCTGGGCAAATTCCAGCAACGCCACGGCGGATTGGAAGCGCAGCTCTGCGTGCAGGTGCACCACGCTTTGGTGGACGGCTACCACATCGGCCAGCTCGTGGAGACGGTGGAGAACATCTGCGCCACCCCGGCCGACGATCTGGTGTAG
- a CDS encoding D-alanyl-D-alanine carboxypeptidase family protein: MRIRRATILTAILLVVFCVPTAHAAKLAVKSSLVMDLGTGRVLYEQDADRRIAPASLTKIMTLYVLNEMLQQGKASTKDIITVSRRADDTGGSTMNLKAGEKVTLGEVMRGMAIASGNDGCIAVAEHFGGIKKWVAKMNAKARELGMTNTTFKNPNGLPAEGQLTSARDMMRLAVSYIRRFPNTLQTMHCKTSYTHNGYTRRNSNRLLGKCDGVDGLKTGYVRASGFNIVATAKRNGRRIIAVVLGGKSWRIRNRETEKILDASFAAVQSGRTYVALGDGPAVPDVEPAEKVLASGADVIYSLQESSWRNKVDAKKRAASLEKRGFDASIATVNLGSKGTWHRVMIGVFKNLSEARQYKSAIAAKYEMGYTLILKTANPYAGETQTGG, translated from the coding sequence ATGCGTATTCGAAGAGCGACTATACTGACCGCCATCCTGTTGGTGGTATTCTGTGTTCCAACGGCCCATGCCGCAAAGCTCGCTGTAAAATCGAGCCTCGTCATGGACCTGGGAACCGGGCGCGTTTTGTATGAGCAGGATGCGGACAGGAGAATTGCTCCCGCATCCCTCACAAAGATTATGACGTTGTACGTACTCAACGAGATGTTGCAGCAGGGCAAAGCGTCCACCAAGGATATCATCACGGTGAGCCGGCGCGCGGACGATACCGGTGGTTCGACCATGAACCTGAAAGCCGGCGAGAAGGTCACACTTGGCGAAGTCATGCGCGGCATGGCCATCGCCTCCGGCAATGACGGTTGCATTGCCGTGGCCGAGCATTTTGGCGGCATCAAGAAATGGGTTGCCAAGATGAACGCCAAGGCGCGTGAGCTCGGTATGACCAACACCACCTTCAAGAACCCCAACGGCCTGCCTGCAGAGGGCCAGCTGACCTCGGCGCGCGACATGATGCGTCTCGCCGTCAGCTACATACGGCGCTTTCCCAACACATTGCAGACCATGCACTGCAAGACGTCCTACACGCACAACGGCTACACCCGGCGCAACTCCAACCGCCTGCTCGGCAAGTGCGACGGTGTGGACGGGCTGAAGACCGGCTACGTGCGCGCCAGCGGATTCAACATTGTGGCTACGGCCAAGCGGAACGGACGGCGCATCATCGCCGTTGTTCTGGGCGGCAAGTCCTGGCGCATCCGCAACCGCGAGACCGAGAAGATTCTGGATGCGAGCTTCGCCGCCGTGCAGAGTGGCCGGACGTACGTGGCCCTGGGCGACGGCCCGGCGGTTCCCGATGTGGAGCCGGCGGAGAAGGTGCTGGCCTCCGGGGCGGACGTCATCTACTCCCTGCAGGAGAGCTCCTGGCGCAACAAGGTGGACGCCAAGAAACGCGCGGCCAGCCTGGAGAAGCGCGGGTTCGATGCGAGCATCGCCACGGTCAACCTGGGCTCCAAGGGAACCTGGCACCGGGTGATGATCGGCGTGTTCAAGAACCTGAGCGAGGCGCGCCAGTACAAGAGCGCCATCGCCGCCAAGTACGAGATGGGCTACACGCTCATCCTGAAGACCGCGAACCCCTACGCCGGGGAGACGCAGACCGGCGGCTAG
- a CDS encoding GNAT family N-acetyltransferase, giving the protein MRHATIDDLPTIVAIYNSTVARRTSTADTEEVSVASKLEWFNSHNRETRPILVHEENGDVAAWVSFESFYGRPAYSHTTEISIYVDETCRGKGLGRRLLQEAISITPELGIKTILGYIFSHNEPSLRLFRSFGFEEWGQLPGIAEMDGNEYSLTIVGKRINP; this is encoded by the coding sequence ATGCGCCACGCAACCATCGACGACCTGCCTACAATAGTCGCCATCTACAACTCCACCGTAGCGCGCAGAACCTCTACGGCAGATACCGAAGAGGTCAGCGTTGCATCGAAGCTGGAGTGGTTCAACAGCCATAATCGGGAGACCCGGCCCATTCTGGTCCACGAAGAGAATGGCGACGTAGCCGCCTGGGTCAGCTTCGAGTCGTTCTACGGCCGCCCTGCATACAGCCACACGACCGAGATCAGCATCTATGTGGATGAGACGTGCCGAGGCAAAGGCCTGGGCAGGCGGCTGTTGCAGGAAGCCATTTCGATAACGCCGGAGCTCGGGATCAAGACCATCCTCGGCTACATCTTCTCGCACAACGAGCCCAGCCTGCGGCTGTTCCGGTCGTTCGGGTTCGAGGAGTGGGGCCAACTGCCCGGCATCGCGGAGATGGACGGCAACGAGTACAGCCTCACCATTGTCGGCAAGCGCATCAATCCCTGA